GTCGGCCGGTCGAAGACGCGCGCCTACGCCTATCTGGTGACGCCGCCCGAACGCCAGATGACCGAGACCGCGGAAAAGCGGCTGAAGGTGCTGTCCGACCTCGATTCGCTTGGCGCCGGGTTCCAGCTTGCCAGTCACGACCTCGACATCCGCGGCGCCGGCAACCTGCTCGGCGACGAACAATCGGGTCATATCAAGGAGGTCGGCTACGAACTCTACCAGTCGATGCTCGAAGAGGCGATCATGGATGCCAAGGCGGGCGGGCTCGCCAGCCGGCCGCGCGACTTCTCGCCGCAGATCACCGTCGACGCGCCGATCCTCATCCCCGAGGATTACGTGCCCGATCTCGACCTGCGGATGGGGCTGTACCGCCGCCTCAACGAACTGGAGGAAAGCCGCGAGATCGAGGCCTTCGCCGCCGAGATGATCGACCGGTTCGGCCCGCTGCCCGATGCGACCGACAATCTGATCCGCGTCATCGAGATCAAGCAGAACGCGCGCAAGGCCTGCATCGCCAAGATGGATGTCGGCCCGCGCGGCGTGCTGGTCGGCTTCCACGACGATACCCCGCCCAACGTGCCGGGCCTGCTCGCCTATGTCGAACGGCTGAACGGCGTCGCCAAGCTGCGGCCCGACAGCAAGCTGGTGCTGCAACGCGCATGGCCCGATGCAAAATCGCGGCTGCACGGCGCGCTGCAACTGTCCAAGGGGCTGGCGAAGGCGGCGGGATAGGATTGGGTGACGCGGGTCACTTCCTCTCCCCCTCCCCGCCCATGTCACCGGTGGAGGTGCTTCAGCCCTCGAACGACGCGGGGGCGAGCCGGCACCACCGGTCGCCCGCCTTCGACAGCGATCGGGATCAGCTGCTGTGGTCGGACAGGATCTTCCAGCCGCCGCGCTGCCGCTCGAACAGCAGCGACGTCATGCCGCTGCTCTGCTTGCCGCCGGGATAATCGAGTATCCACCGCGCCCACAGCATCTGGTGCGCGGCATCGATCCGCCGGAAGCCCATCATCCGGAACAACAGCGTGCCGCGCTTCGTCGCATCCGTACCATAGCTCTTGTCGTAGCGCGCGGCGATCGCGGCCTTGCCGCGAACCACGCCATCCTTGGTGACGAAGACCGCATCGTCGGCATAGACGGCAAGGAACCGCGGCATGTCGCCCGCGCTCCAGCCAGCCGCGCTGCTTTCCATCGCCGCGCGGATGCCCGCTTCGGCGTCGTCCACGACCGGCGCCGGTATCGCCAGCATCAGCGGCAGGATCAGCATCGTTCCATCTCCATCATCGCGATCAACGCCGCCTCGTCCAGCGGCTCCGCCAGCAGGAACCCCTGGTAGAAGGTGCAGCCTTCCGCCGCGAGCAGAACCCGCTGCGCTTCGCTCTCGATCCCCTCCGCGATCACCGCCAGCCCCAGCGAGCGGGCCAGAGTCATCACCGCGCGCACCACGCCGCGGTGGCGCGGCGTCGCCTCGATCCCGCAGGCGAGCGCCTTGTCGAGCTTCAGATAATCGAGCGGCAGCGCGGTGAGATAGGCTAGGCTGGAATAGCCGGTGCCGAAATCGTCCAGCGCCACCCGCACCCCCGCCTCGCGCAGGGTCGCCAGCACCGCCGCCGCGATCTCGAGGTTACGGATCGCCCCGCCCTCGGTG
The sequence above is a segment of the Sphingomonas insulae genome. Coding sequences within it:
- a CDS encoding YybH family protein gives rise to the protein MLILPLMLAIPAPVVDDAEAGIRAAMESSAAGWSAGDMPRFLAVYADDAVFVTKDGVVRGKAAIAARYDKSYGTDATKRGTLLFRMMGFRRIDAAHQMLWARWILDYPGGKQSSGMTSLLFERQRGGWKILSDHSS